One Armatimonadota bacterium genomic window carries:
- a CDS encoding phosphotransferase: MVLEWIDGKTLSDACDSPEAMSHLGRAAGRLHRRLHEDTMRQDGTSLLHLDYHPLNILVDFHGIAAVIDWTNSSWGDPRRDVARTVSLLLCTPLLDRSEKDFARMTRRFTREYLTGYGESKGLKPFIQAETDWLIQELDHHISQNGLIEPPQARRLIARWKSFNL, encoded by the coding sequence ATGGTGCTCGAATGGATCGACGGAAAAACGCTCTCGGATGCGTGCGATTCGCCAGAGGCGATGTCGCATCTGGGCCGAGCCGCTGGTCGGCTCCATCGCCGGTTGCACGAAGACACCATGCGCCAAGACGGTACCAGTCTCTTGCACCTCGACTATCATCCCCTCAACATCTTGGTCGACTTTCACGGCATCGCGGCCGTCATTGACTGGACGAACTCCAGTTGGGGCGATCCGCGACGCGACGTCGCACGCACCGTCTCGCTCCTGCTTTGCACGCCCCTGCTCGATCGATCAGAAAAGGACTTTGCCCGCATGACGCGACGATTCACTCGCGAGTACCTGACCGGGTATGGCGAGTCGAAAGGTTTGAAGCCGTTCATTCAGGCAGAGACAGATTGGCTGATCCAGGAACTTGACCACCACATCAGCCAGAATGGCTTGATCGAGCCTCCTCAGGCACGAAGGCTTATCGCCCGGTGGAAATCGTTCAATCTTTAA